From the Pseudomonas syringae KCTC 12500 genome, the window GGCATCAAGGTGCCGGAAAAGGTCGACGTCATCCGCATCATGATGGCCGAGTTCTTCCGAATCACCAGTCATCTGCTGTTCCTGGGTACCTACATTCAGGACGTGGGCGCCATGACACCGGTGTTCTTCACGTTCACCGACCGCCAGAAAGCCTACACCGTGATCGAAGCGATTACCGGCTTCCGTCTGCACCCTGCCTGGTACCGCATCGGCGGGGTCGCTCACGACCTGCCGCGTGGCTGGGAAAAACTGGTCAAGGACTTCGTCGACTGGCTGCCCAAGCGTCTCGATGAATACACCAAGGCTGCGCTGCAGAACAGCATCCTCAAGGGTCGTACCGTCGGCGTTGCCGCCTACAACACCAAGGAAGCCCTCGAATGGGGCGTCACCGGTGCAGGCCTGCGCTCCACCGGTTGCGACTTCGACCTGCGCAAGGCTCGCCCTTACTCGGGTTACGAGAACTTCGAATTCGAAGTGCCGCTGGCCGCCAATGGCGATGCCTATGACCGCTGTATGGTCCGCGTCGAAGAGATGCGCCAGAGCATCAAGATCATCGACCAGTGCATGCGCAACATGCCGGAAGGCCCGTACAAGGCGGATCACCCGCTGACCACGCCGCCGCCGAAAGAGCGCACCCTGCAGCACATCGAAACCCTGATCACGCACTTCCTGCAGGTTTCGTGGGGCCCGGTCATGCCGGCCAACGAATCCTTCCAGATGATCGAAGCGACCAAGGGTATCAACAGCTATTACCTGACGAGCGACGGCGGCACCATGAGCTACCGTACCCGGATCCGCACCCCGAGTTACCCGCACCTGCAGCAGATCCCTTCGGTGATCAAAGGCAGCATGGTCGCGGACTTGATCGCGTACCTGGGTAGTATCGATTTCGTTATGGCCGACGTGGACCGCTAAGCATGAATAGCCCGCTAATCCAGACAGACCGTTTCGCCCTGAGCGAAACCGAGCGCTCGGCCATCGAGCATGAGATGCATCACTACGAGGACCCGCGCGCGGCGTCCATCGAAGCCCTGAAAATTGTTCAGAAGGAACGCGGCTGGGTGCCCGACGGCGCCATTTACGCGATCGGCGACCTGCTGGGCATCCCCGCCAGCGACGTCGAAGGCGTTGCCACCTTCTACAGTCAGATCTTCCGCCAGCCGGTCGGGCGTCACATCATTCGCGTCTGCAACAGCATGGTGTGCTTCATCGGCGGCCACGAAAACGTGGTCGACGAGATCAAGAGCTCACTGGGCATCGGCCTGGGTCAGACCACCGCCGACGGTCGTTTCACACTGCTGCCGGTCTGCTGCCTCGGCAACTGTGACAAGGCGCCGGCCGTGATGGTCGACGACGACACTTTCGGCGATGTACAGCCTGCTGGCGTTGCCAAGATGCTGGAGGGTTACCTATGACCATCACTTCCTTCGGCCCTGCCAACCGCATTGCGCGCACGGCAGAAACCCATCCGCTGACCTGGCGTCTGCGCGACGACGGCGAGCCGGTCTGGCTCGACGAGTACCAGACCAAGGACGGCTATGCCGCAGCGCGCAAGGCGCTGACGCAACAGGCGCCTGACGATATCGTCCAGTCGGTCAAGGATTCCGGCCTCAAGGGCCGCGGTGGCGCAGGCTTCCCCACCGGTGTGAAGTGGGGCCTGATGCCCAAAGACGAGTCCATGAACATCCGCTACCTGCTGTGCAACGCGGACGAGATGGAGCCCAATACCTGGAAAGACCGCATGCTGATGGAGCAACTGCCCCATCTGCTGGTCGAGGGCATGCTGATCAGTGCCCGCGCGCTGAAAGCCTATCGTGGCTATATCTTCCTGCGCGGCGAATACGTCACCGCGGCCAAGCACCTCAATCGCGCAGTGGCGGAAGCCAAGGCTGCCGGTTTGCTGGGCAAGAACATTCTCGGCACCGGCTTCGACTTCGAACTGTTCGTGCACACCGGTGCAGGTCGCTACATCTGCGGCGAAGAAACCGCACTGATCAACTCGCTGGAAGGCCGCCGCGCCAACCCGCGCTCCAAGCCGCCCTTCCCCGCTGCAGTGGGCGTTTGGGGCAAGCCGACCTGTGTGAACAACGTCGAAACCCTGTGCAACGTGCCTGCCATCGTCAATAACGGCAACGACTGGTACAAGTCGCTGGCTCGCGAAGGCAGTGAAGACCACGGCACCAAGCTGATGGGTTTCTCCGGCAAGGTCAAAAATCCCGGTTTGTGGGAGCTGCCTTTCGGCGTACAGGCTCGCGAACTGTTCGAAGACTACGCCGGCGGCATGCGCGATGGCTTCAAGCTCAAGTGCTGGCAACCCGGAGGCGCCGGTACGGGTTTCCTGCTGCCTGAGCATCTGGACGCCCAGATGTATGCAGGCGGTATCGCCAAGGTCGGCACCCGTATGGGGACTGGACTGGCGATGGCGGTCGACGATTC encodes:
- the nuoF gene encoding NADH-quinone oxidoreductase subunit NuoF → MTITSFGPANRIARTAETHPLTWRLRDDGEPVWLDEYQTKDGYAAARKALTQQAPDDIVQSVKDSGLKGRGGAGFPTGVKWGLMPKDESMNIRYLLCNADEMEPNTWKDRMLMEQLPHLLVEGMLISARALKAYRGYIFLRGEYVTAAKHLNRAVAEAKAAGLLGKNILGTGFDFELFVHTGAGRYICGEETALINSLEGRRANPRSKPPFPAAVGVWGKPTCVNNVETLCNVPAIVNNGNDWYKSLAREGSEDHGTKLMGFSGKVKNPGLWELPFGVQARELFEDYAGGMRDGFKLKCWQPGGAGTGFLLPEHLDAQMYAGGIAKVGTRMGTGLAMAVDDSVNMVSLLRNMEEFFAQESCGFCTPCRDGLPWSVKMLRAIENGQGQPGDIETLLGLVNFLGPGKTFCAHAPGAVEPLGSAIKYFRSEFEAGIAPASATTLVPGKSPTVVGA
- the nuoE gene encoding NADH-quinone oxidoreductase subunit NuoE, whose product is MNSPLIQTDRFALSETERSAIEHEMHHYEDPRAASIEALKIVQKERGWVPDGAIYAIGDLLGIPASDVEGVATFYSQIFRQPVGRHIIRVCNSMVCFIGGHENVVDEIKSSLGIGLGQTTADGRFTLLPVCCLGNCDKAPAVMVDDDTFGDVQPAGVAKMLEGYL
- the nuoC gene encoding NADH-quinone oxidoreductase subunit C/D; the protein is MTADNALYIPPYKADDQDVVVELNNRFGAEAFTAQPTRTGMPVLWVERARLFEILTFLRNVPKPYSMLYDLHGVDERLRTNRRGLPGADFTVFYHLLSIKRNSDVMIKVALSESDLSVPTITSIWPNANWYEREVWDMFGIDFPGHPHLSRIMMPPTWEGHPLRKDFPARATEFDPYSLTLAKQQLEEEAARFRPEDWGMKRSGANEDYMFLNLGPNHPSAHGAFRIILQLDGEEIVDCVPDIGYHHRGAEKMAERQSWHSFIPYTDRIDYLGGVMNNLPYVLSVEKLAGIKVPEKVDVIRIMMAEFFRITSHLLFLGTYIQDVGAMTPVFFTFTDRQKAYTVIEAITGFRLHPAWYRIGGVAHDLPRGWEKLVKDFVDWLPKRLDEYTKAALQNSILKGRTVGVAAYNTKEALEWGVTGAGLRSTGCDFDLRKARPYSGYENFEFEVPLAANGDAYDRCMVRVEEMRQSIKIIDQCMRNMPEGPYKADHPLTTPPPKERTLQHIETLITHFLQVSWGPVMPANESFQMIEATKGINSYYLTSDGGTMSYRTRIRTPSYPHLQQIPSVIKGSMVADLIAYLGSIDFVMADVDR